One region of Triticum aestivum cultivar Chinese Spring chromosome 6B, IWGSC CS RefSeq v2.1, whole genome shotgun sequence genomic DNA includes:
- the LOC123135583 gene encoding glycerol-3-phosphate 2-O-acyltransferase 6 translates to MAPRPGTAAMSRFPPVSSYDAAARERRTAASDLDGTLLASSSAFPYYFLVALEAGGYLRALALLLLAPFILLLYTAVSEPAAIGLLVFATFTGLRVRDVEAVARGVLPRHYAAGVRADSWEVFRGCGAGRRVVVTASPAVMVSPFVREFLGAEVAGTELGIFCGRFTGLISGGVLVAGRKREVVERLFAGGDMPDVGLGDRESDHDFMAICKEAYMVPTNKRAPRAAPDALLSRVVFHDGRLVRRPDPAHALFALAYLPVGFALAVLRVLISLSVLRHLVRHTYRLTGIRLAVRGTAPPAPRDGSPGSLLVCNHRTALDPIIVAVALGRPVTCVTYSASRLSMAISPIPAVALARDREADAARIAALLSSGRDVVVCPEGTTCREPCLLRFLALFAELTDRIVPVALEASQSTYYGSTARGWKALDPWFFYMNPRPGYKVTFLPALRPEETCGAGGRSAVDVANHVQAVLAKELGYRCTTLTRKDKYMKLAGNDGTVATAGDDGKKFA, encoded by the exons ATGGCGCCGCGCCCCGGAACGGCGGCGATGAGCAGATTCCCGCCGGTGTCGTCCTACGACGCGGCAGCGCGGGAGCGCCGCACCGCGGCCTCCGACCTGGACGGCACCCTGCTCGCCTCCTCCTCCGCGTTCCCCTACTACTTCCTCGTGGCGCTCGAGGCCGGCGGGTACCTCCGGGCCctcgcgctgctcctcctcgccCCGTTCATCCTGCTGCTCTACACCGCCGTCTCCGAGCCGGCCGCcatcgggctgctcgtcttcgcaACGTTCACGGGGCTCCGGGTGCGGGACGTGGAGGCCGTGGCGAGGGGCGTCCTCCCGCGGCACTACGCCGCCGGGGTGCGCGCCGACTCGTGGGAGGTGTTCCGGGGGTGCGGCGCGGGCAGGCGGGTCGTGGTCACGGCGTCGCCGGCTGTCATGGTGAGCCCGTTCGTCCGCGAGTTCCTGGGGGCCGAGGTGGCTGGCACCGAGCTCGGGATCTTCTGCGGGCGATTCACCGGGCTCATCAGCGGCGGGGTGCTCGTCGCCGGGAGGAAGAGGGAGGTCGTGGAGCGGCTGTTTGCCGGCGGGGACATGCCGGACGTCGGGCTCGGCGACCGCGAGAGCGACCATGACTTCATGGCCATCTGCAAG GAAGCGTACATGGTGCCCACGAACAAGCGCGCACCGCGGGCCGCCCCCGACGCTCTGCTGTCCCGCGTCGTGTTCCACGACGGCCGCCTTGTCCGCCGGCCAGACCCCGCGCACGCGCTCTTCG CGCTGGCCTACCTCCCCGTTGGCTTCGCCCTGGCCGTGCTCCGCGTCCTCATCAGCCTCTCTGTCCTGCGGCACCTCGTGCGCCACACGTACCGCCTGACCGGCATCCGGCTCGCCGTGCGGGGCACGGCCCCGCCGGCGCCGCGCGACGGCTCCCCGGGGTCCCTCCTCGTGTGCAATCACCGCACGGCGCTGGACCCCATCATCGTGGCCGTGGCGCTGGGGCGGCCTGTGACGTGCGTGACCTACAGCGCGAGCCGGCTGTCGATGGCCATCTCGCCGATCCCGGCGGTGGCGCTGGCGAGGGACAGGGAGGCCGACGCGGCGCGCATCGCGGCGCTGCTGAGCTCCGGGCGCGATGTGGTAGTGTGCCCCGAGGGGACGACGTGCCGGGAGCCGTGCCTGCTACGGTTCTTGGCGCTGTTCGCGGAGCTGACGGACCGGATAGTGCCGGTGGCGCTGGAGGCGTCACAGTCGACCTACTACGGGTCGACGGCGAGGGGGTGGAAGGCCTTGGACCCGTGGTTCTTCTACATGAACCCGCGGCCGGGGTACAAGGTGACGTTCCTGCCGGCGCTCCGGCCGGAGGAGACGTGTGGCGCTGGCGGTAGGAGCGCCGTCGATGTGGCCAACCATGTGCAGGCGGTGCTCGCCAAGGAGCTCGGGTACCGGTGCACGACGCTCACCAGAAAGGACAAGTACATGAAACTCGCCGGAAACGACGGCACAGTAGCAACCGCCGGCGACGATGGCAAGAAGTTTGCATAA